A region of the Vicinamibacteria bacterium genome:
CTGGGCTTGGTGTGCGTGATGAGCACGGGAACGTCCCGGTGGAGCTTGGCCAGCTCTGAGGCAAGAATGCTCGGCGTCATGTGGCCACTCAACTTGGCAAGCTCGTCGTCGTCGTTGGAAAAGGACACCTCGGTGATGACGCACTTCAGGCGTGGATGAGAGGAGGCCACTTCCCATACCCGATGGGTGGGGCCCGTATCGCTCGTGTAGAGGATCGCGCCCTCCTCGTCCTCTACCAGCACCCCCACCGTGGGTATGAGATGCTCCACCTCGATTGGGGTGAATGAGAGACCGTCGATGCGAAACGTCTCTTCCACCTCGATTGGCTCGAAACGCATGGTCGGCCGGTGGGGACCCGGGAGTTTGGTGAAATCAGGCCACATGACGTCGTTGAACATGTGGGCCTGGAGGCTCTGTACGACGGCGGGAATTCCGTAGACGGTGATGGGTTCGTCCAGCCGACCGAATGCGTTCTCTACCAGAAACGGAAGGCCGCAGTTGTGATCGAGATGGGTGTGAGTGACGATCACGTGGCGGACTCTGAGTTGCTCCTCCAAGGTGAGCGGTCCCGTGAGACCACCGGCATCCAGCGCGATCTCTTCATTCACCAGAAAGCAGGAAAGGAAACGACCCTTTACGCTCCCACCCGAGCAGCCGACAACTCGCACTTTCATCGAAGCGACCTTTCGTCGCACGGGTGGTGAGCGGCCATTGGGAAGTCCGTTTTCGAAGCGTCTTCTCGATTTGGGGTATCTTCTGAAAGATGAATATAGCGTTCCGAACTCGCTCGTGTCAACGCTTCCACGATTCGACGAGTGAACCGGAGATGGCTACGGCACGACCGTCACTCTGTAGTCGACGACGGGAGCGAACTGGCCGGACACGAGCGTGACGGCACCCGTTATCGAAGTCGACGCCGTGACTTCTGGCGCCCGATAGCGAACGACCCGGGTAATCACCTCTCCTCCGCGGAGCGTGACCGTGCACTCGATCAACTCCGCGCCGAGCACCGAGCACCCGGAGCCCGGGGTCTCGGCGATACGAGCACGGTTCGGGGTCTGGAAGACAACGTCGACGTCTCTGGTTTGAGGCGTTTGATTCGAGATCTTGGCACGCACGGAGAACACGGCCCCGGATCGCACCATCTCGCCCTCATCGATTGACACCTGCAGCGTTCCCCCGCCCGCAGAGCCGGGCCCCGAGCCGGAGGTGACGGTGACATCGCGCGCCCGCGTGCAGCTCCCCTCCCTGCCCTCGATAAAGAGCACGGCCCGTACGTTCTTTACTTCCGTGCCTTTAACGTTGTTGTACTCGTGCGCCACGACGCCTTCGAGGTCGAACAGGCCGTCCTCACCGGGCCTACCCTCGCCGACGGCGATCGTCTGAACGGTGCCAGCGGGGTTGTGCTGGTCCCATGTAATCTCGACCGTCTTTTCACCCGGCGGCGCTCCCCGGTAAGCCAGGTAGAGTCCCACGACGTTACCAAACGAGAACCCCGGGTCGGTGAACCGCGCACGCGCCTCGATCAAATCGTCACAGTCGAACCCCGGCGCCGTCTCCCAGGAAATCACGGCAACCTTGACGGCAAATCCGCCCACGATTCCTGGCGAAACGGTCCCGAGAATTCGAATCAGAACGTTCAGCGAGGGCGCCGGACTCGCCGCACCGAAGTCCGCGGGAATGCTTCCCGTGCTGTCGCTGAAGAGAAACTCACCCGTCGGAAACGGCTCGACCAGAGTCCCCTGCAGATCGACCTCTTGCCCGAGGAATTCCTCCGGGTTGGCCAGGATCTGCGCGACCGTTGTCGACGCGTTGCTGGAAGACTCGGCAGCGGAAGCGGTACCGACGGAGCGATTCAAAGGCCCCGAAGCTGTCGGGGTCGTCGGTCCTGTCGGATGGGAGCGGTCTTCGCAGCCCGCGAGAGAAAGACCCGACAGAAAAACCCCGATCGCGACGATTCGTCTCAGCGGCAATGTCCGACCCCTTTTCTCGTTTCCTGCGGGAGCACGTGACTCGTGGAAGACACGCGAAGGCGGCATGATATCTCGCGGTCGTCGCTCGCTCAAGTTCGGAGCAGATCTTTCCATCCCGAGAAGATCGGGAACAGCCGATCGCCTGGTTATATAATGCCGGTTGATGCAGAAAGCGTTCTCTCGTCAAGGACATCGCCGGGAGTCGTCACCAGCGGGAGAATCCGACCATCCGTGAGCGATCGGGTGCTTCGCATCGGCCATAGTCCCGACCCCGACGATGCGTTCATGTTCTGCGCGATCTCGAATGGCGCCGTACGCATCCGAGACTACTCGATCGTGCACGTGCTGGAGGACATCCAGAGCCTCAACCGTCGTGCGGTGAGGGCAGAGCTCGAGGTCACCGCCATCTCCGCTCATGCTTTTCTCGACGTGTCGAGCAAGTACTGGATCATGGCGACGGGCGCGAGCATGGGTGAAGGCTACGGTCCCATCGTCGTCACCAAGGAGAGATCCGACATCGAAGCACTCCGGGGAAAGCGAGTTGCCATCCCGGGCGAAAAAACGACGGCCGCCTTGCTCGCGCGCATCTATCTCCCCCCTTTCGAACCGGTGGTGTTGCCTTTCGATCGGATTTTCGAGGCGGTGGGGAAGGGTGAGGCCGATGCCGGCGTCTTGATTCACGAGGGTCAGCTCACCTATGGTGACGAGGGCTTTTACAAGATCGAGGACTTCGGAGAGAGGTGGCACGCGGAAACGGGGCTTCCGCTTCCTCTCGGACTCGACGTCGTCAGGCGCGATCTCGGTCGCGAGCTCGCGGTCGAGATCAACCGTGCGATGCGAGATAGCATCGAGTGGGCCTACGACCACGAGGAAGAGGCGCTCAGCTATGCCTTGAAGTTCGGGCGAGGGCTCGGACGTGAGCTCGGCCGCCGGTTCGTGAAGATGTACGTCTCGCACCTGACGCTAGACATGGGGGAAGCCGGCGAGAAGGCGCTCGGGGAGCTCTTCTCACGCGGCGTAGCGGCGGGTGTAATCGGTGAGGCACCCGAGCTCGAGCTGATCCGTTAGTTGGAACGATCTCGTTGCTCCGCGCTTCGCCGTCAGTATCCAATCCTCACCGTCGGCACGAGCCCTCATCGGATTTTCGAAGCATCGACGTTCAGCTCGTAGATGATCCGGATGCCGTCGAGCGTGAGGCGCGGGTGCACGACGTCGATGACCTCGGTCCATTCGGCCACCATCTCTGCCATGCCGCCGGTGGCGATGACCTTGGGCGAGCCCCCAAGCTCCTTCTTGAGGCGGCCGACGAGCTCCTTCACGAGCCCTACGTAACCGATGACCAGCCCGGACTGCATCGCGGCTACGGTGCTCTGTCCGATTGCCCTCAGCGGGAGCTGGAGCTCGACTTTCGGGAGCTTGGCGGTCCGGCGCACCAGGGCGTCGGCAGAGATGCCCAGGCCGGGCGCGATGGCGCCTCCGAGATAGTCACCGTCCTTGGAAACGACGTCGAAGGTCGTCGCCGTTCCGAGGTCGAGCACGATGGCGGGACCGCCGTAGAGCTCGTGGACCGCAGCGGTGTTCGCCACGCGGTCGGCACCGAGCTCGGACGGGTTGTCGATGCGAATGCCGACACCGACCTCGATCCCCGGTCCGACGATCACCGGTGGCTGCCCGAGAATCCGAAGGACGAGCTCTTCGAAGATGGCGGTCATCGGCGGAACGACGCTCGCGATGACCGCACCCGTGATCTCTCGAAAAGAAAGTCCCCGGTCCCCCAAGAGCGCCTTGACGAGCACATAGTACTCGTCCGCGAGATGGTCGAGGTGGGTCTTTATCCGCCAATCCGCCACCCAGGCGTCCGAGCCGTATACGCCGATCATCGTCTTCGTATTGCCGACGTCCAGGACGAGAAGCACGGATGCATTCTACCAGCGCCGCGGTGTCGTGATACACATGGAACGTGGTTCCCATCGAGGACATCGAGAGGGCGCGAGAGGCCATCTCGGGCCTGGCCCTCCGCACGCCGCTCGTACGACTCGACCATCCCGAATCGACGAGAGATATCTTCCTCAAGCTCGAGAACTTGCAGCCGATCGGGTCGTTCAAGATCCGAGGCGCCATCAATGCCTTTCGCTCGGTATCCGACGCCGAGATCGAGGCCGGCGTCCTCACCGCGAGCGCGGGCAACTGGGCCCAGGGAGTCGCCTGGGCAGCGAGGGAAAGAGGAGTACCCTGCACCATCATCGTTCCCGACACCGCGCCCCGAACCAAGCTCGCGGCCATCGAGCGACTCGGCGCTCGCTCTGTGCCGGTGCCCTTCGACCGCTGGTGGCAGTGCCTGACCGAGAGGCGGTTTGCCGGGATCGAGGGGCGTTTCTTCCATCCGGTCGAGGACGAGCCGGTGATGGCCGGCAACGGCACCATCGGTCTCGAGATCCTCGATGACCTGCCCGACGCCGATGCCGTCGTCATCCCCTGGGGTGGCGGAGGCCTCGCCACGGGAATCGCGAGCGCCCTCGCGCAGCGTGCATCGAGGATCCGGGTTTACGGCGCGGAAGTCGACACCGCCGCACCTCTGACGGCTTCGCTAGCGAAGGGGGAAATGACGTCCGTCGAGCGTCGACCGAGCTTCGTCGACGGCATCGGGAGCGAGAGGCTTCTCCCCAAAATGTGGCCTTTCGCGCAGTCTCTATTGAGTGGAGCCTTCACCGCATCGACGAGCGAGATCGCCACCGCCATCCGCTTGCTCGTCGAGCGCAATCGTGTCGTGGCGGAAGGAGCCGGCGCCTGCGCGCTCGCCGTGGCGCTGTCGGGGCAGATCGACGCACGGAGAATCGTGTGTATCGTATCCGGAGGCAATATCGACACCCACGTACTCACCGGCATCCTAGCAGGCTGACCATGGAGATAACGACCATCGAGCCATTCCTCGATTACTACGAGAAAGTGAGAAGCAGAACCAAGCGTGTAATCTCACTCATCCCCGACGAGTCGTTCGACCGATCCCCGGTTCCGGGAAAATTCACTTTCGCGGATCTCATCCGCCACCTCGCCGCCATCGAGCGGTTCATGTACGCCGAGAACGTTCGCGGCAGACCCAGTCGATACGAGGGTTGCGGTAAGGAGCTGGCCGATGGACGAGAGGAAGTGATGCGATTCCTCGACCAATGTCACGAAGAGTCGCTCGAGATCTTTCGCGGGCTCACGCCGGCCGAGCTGAGCTCGAGATGCACGACTCCGGCGGGAAGCCCCATCACCGTGTGGAAGTGGCTACGCCTGATGATCGAGCACGAGATCCATCACCGCGGACAGATCTATACCTATCTGGGTCTCATGGGCGTGGAGACAAAACCGCTCTACGGCCTCACTTCGGAGCAGGTGGCCGCTCAAGCCGCTCCGAGTCGCACCCGCAATGACTCCAGATAGCCCGGGCTCTTTTCTTCGAGATAGGCCTCTCGCTGCTTCGCGACCTCCTCGAAGTTAGCGAGAAAGTTGGGATTCTTGAACGACTCTCTGAGCTCGGGCACGAGATGCTTGACCTTTTCCCACACGGCGGTGATCTCGCCGTTGGTCTCGAAAAACAGCTCCTTGTCCACGAGATGTCGCTTGACGATCGCGGCGATCATGTCCCAATAGCTGATGACCTGCCGGAAGTAGGCATTCTCGTCCGACCCAGGAGGGCAGATCTCGTTCAGCTCTTTCGCGTCCTTGGCGCGGAAACGTCCGAGCACGAACGAGCGGGCCTCCCGCAGCCGTGGCTCCCGGCGTAGCTCGTAGAAGCGGATAATCAACTCGGCGTCGTGGTGATGGCTCATGAAATGACCCCTTCGCTGTGCTAGCCTATCATGGCTATGCTAACGAAGGATTTCCATCTCCAGTGTCCGTCCTGTGGAACGAAGATCCTCGTAGACCACAAAACCGGTTCGGTCTTGTCCCACGACAAACCGGGACGGGGCCCGGCCAAGAGTTTCGAGGAGGCCGTCCTCGACGACAAGAAACGAACGGCGGAAGCCGAGGACCGCTTCGCTCAGGCCTTTCGTGAACACGAGAACCGCGATGAGCTTCTGGAGAAGAAGTTCAAGGAGGCCTTCGAGAAGGCGGAGAAAGACGGCTCGCCCCCGCCTCACCCTTTCGAGTTCGACTGAGTCTGGCTCAGGAGAGCTCGTAGGACGGTGTGCAGAATTCCGCCGTTTCGGTAGTACTCGATCTCGATTTGTGAGTCGAGGCGGCTGACGGCGGCGAACTCGATTCTCGTCCCGTCGTCCCGCCTGGCAACCACCTCGAAGCGCTGACGTGGAGAGAGGTCTCCCGCGATCCCTCCGATGTCGAACGATTCCCGGCCCGAGATGCCGAGGCTCGAAGCACTTTGTCCATCGGCAAACTGCAGGGGCAATACTCCCATCCCCACGAGGTTGGCGCGGTGAATTCGCTCAAAGCTTTCCGCGAGAACGACGCGGACGCCCAGGAGGAGAGTGCCTTTGGCGGCCCAATCACGAGAGGATCCCGAACCGTACTCCTTGCCGGCCACGACGATCAGGGGGGTCTGTTCCTTCTTGTAGCGCCTCGCGGCGTCGTAGATGGACATCTGCTCGCCGGTGGGAAAGTGCACCGTGACTCCGCCCTCGATGCCGGGGACGAGCAAGTTCTTGATCCGGATGTTCGCGAAAGTCCCGCGAACCATGACGCGATCGTTACCGCGACGCGAGCCGTAGGAGTTGAAATCCTTCTTCTCCAGACCTCGTTCCCGCAGGTAACGCCCCGCGGGTGAATCGTTGGCAATGTCACCCGCCGGTGAGATGTGGTCGGTCGTCACGCTGTCACCGAGCAGCGCGAGCACTTTCGCTCCCTCGATGTCCTTCGCCTCGGGGAGCTCGCGCGCGAGCTCGGTAAAGAAAGGCGGTTCCTGAATGTAAGTCGAGGTCTCGCTCCACGGGTAGAGCTTTCCTCCCGATACGGGAACGCGATTCCACACCTCGTTGCCATCCCACACGTTCTGGTACATCTTGGAGAACATCTCGGGGCGGATCGCCTCGTCCATTACCCGTCGCACTTCTTCCGCCTTGGGCCAGATTTCCGACAGGAAGACCGGCTTACCCTCGACGTCGGTACCGAGAGGCTCGGTCGACAGATCGAGATCGACGGTGCCGGCGAGCGCGTAGGCCACCACCAAAGGAGGCGACGCGAGGTAGTTCGCGCGCACGAGGGGGTGGATCCGGCCTTCGAAGTTCCGATTCCCGGACAGAACCGAGGCCGCCACCAACTCGGCCTCGGAGACCGCGGCCGCCACCGGATCGGGGAGCGGACCGCTGTTGCCGATACAGGTCGTGCACCCATAGCCCACGAGGTGGAAGCCGAGATCGGCGAGGGCGGGCAAGAGCCCGGCTTCTTTCAGATACTCGGTAACGACTTTTGAGCCCGGCGCGAGCGATGTCTTGACGTAGGGCGGTACTTTGAGACCGCGCTCGGTTGCTTTCTTCGCCAGGAGCCCCGCTCCGAGCATGACGGAGGGGTTGGAGGTATTGGTGCAGGACGTAATGGCGGCGATTACCACGGCTCCATGACCTAGGTTCTCTCGCGTCCCGTTGAATTGAACCGTGGCAACCCGGGAAAGTGCCTCGGAGTCGAGGCCGAAGCCGCGATTCTTGGTAGAGGCGGTGAGGGAGGTCCGAAACGAGCTCTTCATCGACGCCAGCGACACCCGGTCCTGCGGCCGCTTCGGTCCAGCGAGGCTCGGCTCGACAGTGCCAAGGTCGAGCGATAACGTATCGGTAAACTCAGGCTCGGGAGCATCGTCGGTCCGGAACAGACCCTGATCCTTGCAGTAAGCCTCCACTCGACGGATTTCTTCCTCGGTCCGCCCGGTTCTTCGAAGGTAACGAAGAGTCTCCTCGTCCACGGGGAAAAAACCCATGGTCGCTCCGTACTCCGGCGACATGTTCGCCACCGTTGCCCGATCGGGAAGTGACATCTGTGAAAGGCCGCTTCCATAGAACTCGACGAATTGATCCACTACCCCCTTCTTCCGGAGCATCTCGGTGACCGTCAGAACGAGGTCCGTCGCCGTCACCCCTTCGCCGAGCTTGCCATCGAGCCGGAAGCCGACGACTCGAGGCATCAACAGATAGGAGGGCTGACCCAGCATGGCGGCTTCGGCTTCGATGCCCCCCACACCCCATCCGAGGACGCCCAGCCCATTGATCATCGTCGTGTGGGAATCTGTGCCTACGAGGGTGTCGGGATAAAGCACCGCCTCACCGTCCTCCTCGGACTTCATGACGACCTTGGCGAGGTACTCCAGGTTCACCTGGTGAACGATGCCCGTCGCCGGCGGAACCACGCGAAAGTTGTCGAACGCCTGTTGCCCCCATCGAAGGAACTCGTAGCGCTCGCGATTTCGCTCGAACTCGATCTCCGCGTTGCGGGAAAGGGCGAGCGGTGTGCCGAACACATCGACCTGCACCGAATGATCGATGACCAGGTCAACGGGCACGGCGGGATTGATGAGCGCCGGATCGCCACCCAGTCTTTGCATGGTGGAGCGCATCGCGGCGAGATCGACGATGGACGGCACTCCGGTGAAGTCCTGCAGAATGACGCGAGCGGGCTGGAACGGCACCTCGTCGTCTCCTGGGTTTCTCGCGTTCCAGCGGGCCAGCGACCGGACGTCCTCCTCGCGTACGAGTTTCCCGTCGCAATGGCGAAGAACGGCCTCGAGCAGGATCTTCACGCTGATCGGCATCGACGAAACGCGTCCGAGGCCAGCTTTTTCGAGGAGCTCCAGCGAGAACAGGTCGGCCTTGCCATCTCGCGTATGGAGCGGTCTCCGGGCTCCCAAAGGGTTTCTGATCGATCGGCTCATGAGCCTAACTTTAGAACCCGTTCGTGGCGCGAATCAATAACTTTGCACATCGTCGCCACAAACCTTTGCAGTCAGAGTACTTTGCTATGATATTCGAAGAATCATGGAGAGTGGTGCGAGCCCCCGAGCTCTCCCCCAGCGTTTCGACGTCTCGCGGGCGCTCGCGTTTTTCTTCGAGGACCCCAAATGGGTGCCGAAGCTCGTCATCGGATCGCTTTTCGCTTTCCTCAGCCCCTTCTTGATCGGAACGGTGTTCCTGACTGGCTACGCGATGGCTCTGGCCCGGCACACGATGGAGGAAAAGACACCTCCTCTACCGGAGTGGGACGATTTTCCGTCGCTGTTTCGAGAGGGTCTCAAGGGAATCGGGATCTCGCTCGCGCACAAGCTTCCCGTGATCTTGCTCGGACTGCTCGTCGCTTTCGCCCTTCTCGGCGGTGTCCTCCTCGGACGCGATGGAAGGGTGAGACCCGAGGAGATAGCCTTCATCGGAATTCCGGCGCTCGTCGGCGGTTTCGTCATCGTCTTCTGCCTTTCGCTTTCGATGGTCGTTTACTTGCCGACGGCTTTCGTCGGCTTTATCAGGACCTCCCGTTTCGGGGCCGCATTCGAGATCAAGGAGAACCTGGATTTCATTCGTCAGAACGGATCGATCTATATCCTCGCCCTGATTACCATTGTCGTCAGCGCATTCGTCGCCCAGTTCGGTTTGCTCCTCTTCTGCATCGGAGTATTCCCCGCCGCGTTCTGGTCGACCTGCGTCTTCGGTTACGTCATTGGCGAGCTGGCAAAGCTCCGAAAGGAAGGAGAGCCAGGATGAAACGACTCCGGACCCGATCGGTCGCGATCCCGATTGCGCTCGGCTCGATGGGCGTCTTCGGTCAGAGCAACGAAGTCGAGCGGCTGTACGACTCCGCTCGTGTGGTCGAGGAAATCCTCGATATCCCCGATGGCATTCCCCAGGAGCTTCTCGACAAAGCGGAATGCATCGTCGTCTTGCCCTCGGTCAAGAAGTTCGCCCTGGGAATCGGTGGGAGCTACGGGAAGGGCGCGATGGTGTGCCGGGGAGGGCGAGACTTCTCCCTTTCATGGGGAGCACCGGCCATGTACCGGCTCGAAGGCGGCAACATCGGTCTCCAACTCGGCGGCCAATCGACGGATTTCCTTCTGCTGGTGATGAACCCCAAGGGGGTGCAGGCCCTGCTCAAGAGTAAGGTCAAGCTCGGCGTCGATGCATCGGCCGCGGCCGGACCCAAGGGAAGGGCGACCGGAGCAGCAACCGACGCCACGATGCACGCGGAGATCCTCACCTACTCACGCTCCCGAGGCCTCTTCGCGGGAATCTCCCTGGAAGGCTCGACGTTGCGGCCCGACGACGGCGCCAACCGGAAACTCTACGGGCAGAAGATATCGGCGAAAGAGATCGTCCTCGAGAGCAAAGTCGGGACCCCGAAGGCCGGCCACGGGCTGGTCGCTCTCCTCGAGAGGTCATCCCCGGAGAACCTGTCGAATTAGCTGGTTATTCACCGTTTGAGCTGAATCTTCCGTTCCTCCATCTCTTCGAGGCTCCTCGGCCAGTCGCCTCGGAGCAGCCGCGACAGGCCGCGATCGGCGAGCAATCGCCCTCCCGTCTGGCATTTCGGGCAGTAGTTCGTCTCGTTTTCGGCGTAGGCGATCCGCTGCACCGGAGTCCCACAATCGGGGCAGGGCTTTCCATAGCGACCATGAACGGCCATCTTCGGCCGAAACGCCGTCACTTTCTCGGGAAAAGCATCACCCGCCTCGCGACGCAACGCTTCGGTCCACTCGAGCAGCGTGGCTCGCGTCGCCTCGTAGAGGCGCACGACCTGCTCTGGTCTGAGACGCGAGGTCCATTGAACCGGCGAGAGCTTGGCGCGGTGAAGGATCTCGTCGGAGTAGGCGTTTCCGATACCGCTGACGACTCGCGGGTCGGTGAGAGCGCGTTTCAACGTATGGTTCTCGCGCGCCAGCGACAGGGAAAAATCGCCGAGGCTCGATTCGAGCACTTCGGCTCCCCCGGGATCGAGGGCGGCGAGATGGTCGTTCCCGACCACGAGATGGAGCGATGCCCGTTTCTTGGAGCCCGCTTCGGTCAAAGTCAGCGTACCCGAGGAAAAATCGAACCTCACGAGCCCGCGTTTTTTCGGGAGTGCGGGGCGGGACGCCTGTTGGTCTTTCCAATGAAGCCGTCCCGCGATCATGAGGTGAATCACGATGAAACGCTCGTCCTCGAGTCCGATCACGACCCGCTTGCCCATTCGCCGAGCGCCCACGACCCGTCTGCCCTCGAGGTCCGAAGGCGCCGGAGAGGTGGAGCGGAGGACGAAGGGACTCCCGAGGAGCAGATTTTCGAAGAGATGGCCCCGGGTGCGCGCTTCGATCGCTTCGACGTAGACCGTCACATCAGGGAGCTCCGGCATAGGAGCCAGTATTGTCGCACGACGGGTCCCAACCCCGGTCCTTCCTCCATTGTTCCCTCCTCGCCCATCGCGATAGGCTGTTCCGTAACGTGAAGGAGGTCGTAATGGCAGACAGGCGATTCGAGGGGAAGATCGCGCTCGTGACGGGCGCTTCGAGCGGCATCGGCAGGGAAACGGCACGGCGTCTCGCGGCCGAGGGTGCGACCGTCGCGGTCACGGCTCGGCGAGAGAGCCGGCTTTCGCAGCTCGTTTCCGAGATCGAGCAGTCGGGTGGAACGGCGAGGGCCATCGCCGCCGACGTGACCAGAGAGAGCGACCGTCGGAAACTCATCGACCAGACCGCCTCGGGTTTCGGTGGGCTCGATATCCTCGTCAACGCTGCGGGAATCATCGCCTTCGGAACCATCGAGAACACTGCCCTCGAGTCGTGGAACGCCATGTTCGATATCAATGTCGTCTCCGTGTTTCATCTGATGCAGCTCTCTCTGCCTCACCTCCTGCCGCGTAAAGGAAACATCGTCAATGTTTCGAGCGTCAACGGCCTGCGCTCGTTCCCCGGAGTTCTCGCCTACTGTTCGAGCAAATCGGCACTCGATCAGCTGACGCGCTGTTCCGCCCTCGAGCTCGCGCCTCAGGGAGTCCGCGTCAACGCGGTCAATCCGGGGGTCGTTCTCACCGAGCTGCATCGCCAGGGGGGACTGGACGAAGCCGCTTACGAGAGCTTTCTCGAACGGAGCAAGACGACACATCCCATCGGACGGGTGGGGCAACCGGCCGACTTGGCCGCCCTCATCTGTTTTCTCGCCTCGGACGAGGCGGGATGGATTACGGGAGCGACGATGAGCATCGACGGAGGCAGGCATCTGACCTGCGCGCGCTGAGGTTTTGAGCTAGGCGAGCTCGGCGTCCTTCAAACCGGATAGCGCTTGGGAGCGGCCCCGGGTGAACTTGATCGCGCCCTCGACGACGAGCCAAACAGCGAGCACCAGCACCGACGAACCCACCCCGAGCAACAGATAGTTTCCTTCCAGGTAGAACCGTTTTACGTTGGCGATCATGGCGACGAGGGTCGTCACCAGCATGAACGCCATGGGGACGAGCGTATAGAGGTAATTCTTTTTTCGGGCGAACAGGTAAATCGTGACCGTGAGAAGCGTCAGCGCCGCCAATACCTGGTTCGTCGTGCCGAAGACGGCCCACAGAGCGACCCCCGCGGGGCGGCCATCGATCTCCAGCAGGGCAAAAAAGCCGATCGCGGCGACGGCTACACTGGTGGCGAGATAGCGGTTGCCCAGGAAAGGAAGCCGAATCGTCTCCGCGACCTCCTCGATGTTGTAACGCAGAAGCCTCGTCGCCGAATCGAGCGTGGTCAAGGCGAACGACACCGCGACCAGCGCCACGAAGGCCCGCCCAAGCTCGGGAGCAATCCCCAGATGGGCGAGAAAATTCCCCGAGCCGGTGATGAATGCGTCGAGGTTCGGAGCGAGCCCGTCCGCCGTCTGCCAGTTCGAGTAATGAGCTCTCCAGGCCTCCGAGCTTGCGAAGCCCGCGGTGCAGGCCAGCACCGCGGCGAGTCCAAGAATACTCTCTCCGACCATCCCGCCGTATCCGACGAAGGCGGCATCCTCCTCCCTGTCGAGCTGCTTGGCCGTCGTCCCCGAGGATACGAGAGCGTGGAAGCCGGAGACGGCTCCGCAGGCGATCACGATGAAGACGAAAGGATAGAGCGGTGGCGCTCCTGGCGGCGCGGGGTCGAAAGCAGGTGCTACGAAACTCGGATTCATGATCGTGAATCCGAGCAGCACGGCGGCGAGACCCAGGTAGAGGAGGAGTGAGTTCAGGAAATCGCGCGGCTGCAACAGTAGCCAGACGGGCAGCACCGAGGCGGCGAAGGCGTAGCCGAGCAGTAAGTAGCTCCATCCCGATACACTCACATCGGGCACCGGCAGAACTCGACCGAGGTAGACGGCGACGAGGGTGAGGGAGAAGCCCACGGCGGTCAGAGGTCCGAGGGCGATGCCCTTCTTGTAGAACAAGACGCCGACGCCCACGGCCAGGATCACCAGCGCGGCGCTCGGCAACACCGCCTCGGGGTAGAAAGCTCGAGAGAAGAGCTGCGCCACGACCTGCACGAAGACTCCCATCGCCAGCGCAATCAAGAAGAAAATGATGGCATGAAAGAGGCTCTTCGCCCTTCGGCCTATGATTCCCTCGGCGACGATGCCAATGGACTTACCCCTCGC
Encoded here:
- a CDS encoding DUF4013 domain-containing protein, which gives rise to MESGASPRALPQRFDVSRALAFFFEDPKWVPKLVIGSLFAFLSPFLIGTVFLTGYAMALARHTMEEKTPPLPEWDDFPSLFREGLKGIGISLAHKLPVILLGLLVAFALLGGVLLGRDGRVRPEEIAFIGIPALVGGFVIVFCLSLSMVVYLPTAFVGFIRTSRFGAAFEIKENLDFIRQNGSIYILALITIVVSAFVAQFGLLLFCIGVFPAAFWSTCVFGYVIGELAKLRKEGEPG
- a CDS encoding lipid-binding SYLF domain-containing protein: MKRLRTRSVAIPIALGSMGVFGQSNEVERLYDSARVVEEILDIPDGIPQELLDKAECIVVLPSVKKFALGIGGSYGKGAMVCRGGRDFSLSWGAPAMYRLEGGNIGLQLGGQSTDFLLLVMNPKGVQALLKSKVKLGVDASAAAGPKGRATGAATDATMHAEILTYSRSRGLFAGISLEGSTLRPDDGANRKLYGQKISAKEIVLESKVGTPKAGHGLVALLERSSPENLSN
- a CDS encoding DNA-formamidopyrimidine glycosylase family protein, with product MPELPDVTVYVEAIEARTRGHLFENLLLGSPFVLRSTSPAPSDLEGRRVVGARRMGKRVVIGLEDERFIVIHLMIAGRLHWKDQQASRPALPKKRGLVRFDFSSGTLTLTEAGSKKRASLHLVVGNDHLAALDPGGAEVLESSLGDFSLSLARENHTLKRALTDPRVVSGIGNAYSDEILHRAKLSPVQWTSRLRPEQVVRLYEATRATLLEWTEALRREAGDAFPEKVTAFRPKMAVHGRYGKPCPDCGTPVQRIAYAENETNYCPKCQTGGRLLADRGLSRLLRGDWPRSLEEMEERKIQLKR
- a CDS encoding glucose 1-dehydrogenase — its product is MADRRFEGKIALVTGASSGIGRETARRLAAEGATVAVTARRESRLSQLVSEIEQSGGTARAIAADVTRESDRRKLIDQTASGFGGLDILVNAAGIIAFGTIENTALESWNAMFDINVVSVFHLMQLSLPHLLPRKGNIVNVSSVNGLRSFPGVLAYCSSKSALDQLTRCSALELAPQGVRVNAVNPGVVLTELHRQGGLDEAAYESFLERSKTTHPIGRVGQPADLAALICFLASDEAGWITGATMSIDGGRHLTCAR
- a CDS encoding carbon starvation protein A; translated protein: MSPVLAALCCLSVYLLGYHLYAKRIARTVFELDGSTPTPAHELRDEQDYVPCRRYVLFGHHYASIAGLAPMLGPAIAVMWGWVPAMLWVVLGTIFIGAVHDFSALAVSLKARGKSIGIVAEGIIGRRAKSLFHAIIFFLIALAMGVFVQVVAQLFSRAFYPEAVLPSAALVILAVGVGVLFYKKGIALGPLTAVGFSLTLVAVYLGRVLPVPDVSVSGWSYLLLGYAFAASVLPVWLLLQPRDFLNSLLLYLGLAAVLLGFTIMNPSFVAPAFDPAPPGAPPLYPFVFIVIACGAVSGFHALVSSGTTAKQLDREEDAAFVGYGGMVGESILGLAAVLACTAGFASSEAWRAHYSNWQTADGLAPNLDAFITGSGNFLAHLGIAPELGRAFVALVAVSFALTTLDSATRLLRYNIEEVAETIRLPFLGNRYLATSVAVAAIGFFALLEIDGRPAGVALWAVFGTTNQVLAALTLLTVTIYLFARKKNYLYTLVPMAFMLVTTLVAMIANVKRFYLEGNYLLLGVGSSVLVLAVWLVVEGAIKFTRGRSQALSGLKDAELA